GGCGGCGGGGGGGGGACTGCTGGAAGCCCTTCGCTCGGGACACCCCGTCTTTCTGAACCGTGCGGCCTCCGCAGCGGGGTATCCGTGGAACGATGCCGCGCTGCCCAAACTCTGGCGCTACCAGCTGCACGGGTTCCGTTGGCTGATGTTGCTGGCCCTGGAGAACACGCACGCTCCCCGGCCGGAGGACCGCGCATTGGCGCGGGACGCGTTCTCAGACTGGATGCGGAACAACCCGCCGGGGACGGGCGACGGATGGGAACCGTTCCCGGTTTCGGAGCGTATCCTGAACTGGTCGCTTGCGGGGGCGGTGTTTACCCCGGAGGATCTGGATCTGCGCGCCTCCGTGGAGCACCAGGCCCGGTGGCTGGCGCGGCGGTTTGAATGGGACCTTCAGGGGAACCATTTGCTCAAGAACGCCTGCGCCCTGGCGGTGGCGGGCGCGGTGCTGGGCGATGCGGCTCTGTGGACGCGGGGCGCGGCGGAGGCAATGAGGCAGTTTGACCGGCAGGTGCTGTCTGACGGGGGGCACTGCGAGCGGAGTCCCATGTACCACGCCCTGGCGTTGTGGGACGGGCTGGTGCTGCATGCCGCCCTGGGGGACGAGCACCCCGCCGCGGAGCGGTTGCGCCCTGTGCTGCTGCGCATGGCGGACTTTCTCCAGGGGGTGGCGCATCCCGACGGCGACATTCCGCTGTTCAACGACGCCGTGCTCGGGGAGGCGTTCCCGGCGCGAGCGCTCGCGGACTTCGCCGCGCACCGGTGCGGCAGCGCGGTTCGCTTGCGCGGCGACTTCCCCGACACGGGGGTTTACGCGCTTGGGAACGCCGCAGGACGCCTTCTGGTGAAAGCCGGCCCGGTGCCCTCCGTCCAGCCAGGCCATGCCCACGGCGACCCGTTGACCTTCGAGCTTTCTCTGGGAAACACGCGCATGCTGGTGGATGCCGGGTGCCATGGATACGCGGAAAGCCCGCTGCGCGCGTGGTGCCGGAGTGTGCGGGCCCACAACACCGCAGTGGTGGACGGCATTGAGCCGGTGGAGGCGTGGTCCGTGTTTCGGGTCGGAAACCGCCACGCCCCGCCCTTCGCGCGGGTGGAGGGGGGTGCCGATGGTGCGCGGTTCTCGGGAGAGGTGGCCCTGCCGGGCGGCGTAGTTCACCGTCGGGAAATTCTGTGCCCGGACAGCGCCCCCGCCTGGCGGGTGCGCGACGCGGCGGTGCGGCGGGACGGAGCCCCGGGGTCACTTCTGGCACTGCTGCACACCGCCCCGGACGCAGCGGTCTCCCTGCGGGAAGACGGCGCCTGCCTGCTCCGCCGGGGCGCGGCGGTGCTCCTAGTCCTGCCCGAGCCGGGAACGGCGCTGTCCGCCCATCTGCCGGGGGAGGGGGAGGTGCGGTTCTGGTACTGCCCCCGTTTCGGGGTGTCGGACCCCGCGCCCACGCTGGAAGTCACACCCTCACGGGAAGGGGAGGGGTGCTGCGGCGTGTGGCTGTGTCCCCCGGAGGCGGAGGACGCTGTCCGCGCATGGAGGAAAAAGAATCCGGGATGACCGGCGTCACACGCGCAGGAAGATTTTGAAGCGGTAGAGGAGATACAGGGGGACGAAGAAGACCAGCACGGCCCCCGCCGCGATGAGCACCTGGGCCACCATGCCGGGGTCGCCGGTGGTCCAGAACTTCTCCAGAAATTCGCCCACGTTCACCACGTGCGCGGCCATGTAGATGAGGATGGCATTGGAGCCGATGACGATGAAGGGGAAGGTCCACTTCTCCCAGTGCCAGATGTCCACCACGAGGTAGAACGCCGCCAGCAGCAGAAAACTCCATCCGCCGGCCCACAGCACCATCGAGCTGGTCCACAGGTGCTTGATGATGGGGAAATGAATTCCCCACAGCCAGCCGCCCGCGAGGCAGGCGAGGCCAATGACGGTCAGCACCAGGAGCCTGCGGCGCGGGCTCCAAGCGTCGTGGCGGAGCACATGCCCCCCGAACACCCCCAGCAGCACAGTGCCGCCGAAGCCTAACCCGGGGAGGATCCACGCGTAGGAGGTGCCGTCCCGGAACCCCCGCAGGATGAACTCGTCGAGCCACAGGGCCAGATTGGCGTCGGGCTCCAGCGTGCCCGCGGCCAGTCCGGGCGCGGGCACGAACATCATGAGCGCCCAGTAGGCAACAAGCAGCGCCGCCGCCAGCAGGGCCTGCCCCAACAGGGGGAAATGCAGCACCGCGACCGCCGCGATCAAATAGCCGACGGCAATCGCCTGGAGGGTGTTCGAATAGAGACTCAGCGTGTCAAGATCGAACTCCAGCAGGTTTCCCTGGGCGATCATGCCGAAAATCCACAGCAGGAGCAGCCGCCGCGCGATGCGGCGGTAAATGGCCCGGTAGTCCCGCGTGTCCCCCAGACGCCGCGCAAACGCGAAGGGAAGCGACACCCCGGCCAGAAACAGGAACAGGGGCATGATCATGTCCCAGGCCGTGAATCCCGTCCATTCGGGGTGGGACAACTGGTAAAGGAAGGCCTTCGGCACGCCGCGGGATCCGCAGAACAGCGCGGCCACGGCGATCAGCAGTTCCCTGCCGCCGACGATCCAGAACATGTCAAAGCCGCGCAGGGCGTCCACGGACACGATCCGGCGGACGGCGGGCGGCGGGGGGGTGGGGGTGGCGGTGGGGGTGGGGGTATCAGTCACGGGGTGTCCTCCAGAAAGGCCATAGGGTACGCCCTTTTGGGGGGTCGCCACAACCCGCGCGCGGAAAAGGACGCGCGTTTGCACCTCTCTGTCCTCCAATTTCCCGGTGCCCGGGCCGGTCCGTTTGTCGAAAAACCGCCCCGGCTTGTGCATAATACCGGGGCCTTTCCGGCCCAAGAAGGACGAAACCCCTGACGCGCGGGAAACACGCATGGAAAAGAAGCCGCTGACCACACGGTCCATGAACATCACCGACCGCCTCACGCGCAAGATCATTTCGGGGGAATACCCGGTGGGGTCGAAGCTCCCCACGGAGCGCGCGCTCGCAGAGGAGTTCGATGTGGCCCGCCACGTCATCCGCGAGGCCCTGAAGCGCATCGAGGCCGTGGGTCTGGTGACCATCCGCCAGGGATCGGGCATCTATGTCCAGCGGCTCCATTTCCTCGCGGGTATCGAGATCTTTGACACCCTGCTTACCAATGAGGACGGGTCCATCAACTACGCCTTCCTGCTGGACGTGATGGAGTTCCGCAAGCACATCGTGCGCACCGTGGTGAACCTTTCCGTGGAGCGGCATACGGAGGAGGAGGAGGCCGAGGTGCGCGCCCTCTTCCTCGAGCTGGTGTCCAGCCCGGAGGCCGACCGGGAGCGTGTTTACGAGGCGCTTTTCGAGCGCATGGCCTATTCCACGCACAACCAGGTCTACGCCCTGCTCTACAACAGCGTCGGCCGCATCTTCCTGAAACTGCGGCGGACCTTTGAGATTCCCATCGTGGGCATCACCGGCGTCTCCACCCTGCTGGGCGAGCTGCTGCGCGCCTACAGCGAGCGGGATGTTGAGGTGGCGGACCGCCTGATCATGGGGTATCTGGAGATGCTTGACCAGTCCATCAAGAACATGGCCGATGCGCGGGCGCAGGCGGCAAGGAATGGCGGGGCCGTCCCCAGTGCCTGACAGGACCACAGACATCTGTCCGGTCGGGGCGGATATCTACCTTCTCCCGGTCACAACGCGGGTTCCGCTGAAGTTTGGCTCGGAGACCCTCACCAGCGTGGACTGCGCGCGCGTGGCCCTGCGCGTGGAGGACCGCGCGGGGCGCGGCGCCACCGGATGGGGGGAGACCCCCCTCAGCGTGCAGTGGGTGTGGCCGTGCTCCCTGCCCTACGACGTCCGGCTCCGTGCCCTGCATGACTTCTGTCGTGTCCTGTGCCGGGAATGGCCCTCTTTCGACTGTGCGGGGCACCCGATGGAGGTGGGCCACGCCTTCCTGGAGGAGCGGCTGCCCGTCCTGCTCCAGGACTTCAACCGCGCGCGGCCGGGAACGGAAATGCCCTGGCTCGCCGCCCTGGTCTGCTGCTCCGCCTTCGATATCGCCCTTCACGACGCCTACGGCGTCCTGCACGGCGTGCCGGTCTACGAAACCTACAACGCGGACTGGATGAACGCCGACCTTGCGCATTTTCTGACATCCGCTCCCGATGCTGGGGTCTGTTTCGCGGGCAGGTATCCGCAGGACTTTCTGGCGCGCCCCGCCCCGGACCGGCTACCCGTGTGGCATCTTGTGGGGGGGAAGGACTGGATCGGCCCGGAGGAGGCCGACGGCTCCGCGCCCGACGACGGGTATCCCTTCCTGCTCCGGGACTGGATCCGCCGGGACGGGCTGAAGTGCCTCAAGGTCAAGCTGCGGGGCGACGACCCCGCCTGGGACTACGACCGTCTCACCGCCGTGGGGCGCATCGCGATGGAGGAGGGGGCGGACTGGCTCAGCGCGGACTTTAATTGCCTGGTCACCGATCCGGCCTACGTCAACGGCGTTCTCGACCGCCTGCTGGCGGAGGAGCCGCGCATCTACCGCATGCTGCTCTATGTCGAGCAGCCCTTCCCCTACGAGCTGGAGACCCACAGCATAGACGTCCACAGCGTGTCCGCCCGCAAGCCGCTCTTCATGGACGAGAGCGCCCATGACTGGCGGGTGGTGCGGCGGGGCCGCGAACTGGGCTGGACCGGTGTCGCGCTCAAGACCTGCAAGACCCAGACCGGGGCGCTCCTGAGCCTGTGCTGGGCGAAGGCCCACGGCATGACCCTCATGGTCCAGGACCTGACCAACCCCATGCTCGCCCAGATTCCCCATGTCCAGCTCGCCGCGCATGCGGGCACCATCATGGGCGTCGAAAGCAACGGCATGCAGTTCTATCCCGACGCCAGCCTCCCCGAGGCGGAGGTGCATCCGGGGCTTTACACCCGCCGCGCGGGTGTCCTCGACCGGTCCACCCTTTCGGGGCCGGGTTTCGGATACTGTCTCGACCGGATTCGGCGCGTCCTGCCCGATCCGGATTTCAGCGCCGAACGCTGAGCGGTTTTTCGTCCCCGCCGGGAAAGATTTGACGCGGGCGTTTCTGTGTGGCATCATACCCGCGCCCCTCCGGCCTGCTGTGACTGGCGAGAGTACGTGGTCAAACCACGGGGAAGCAGCAGGCGGCCAAGCCGCTCGCCTGGGCGCATCGCTTTCCCTGCGGGGAAGACAGGGCAGGATTCTTGCCGGCTGCGGGCCTTAAACCCCGCAGCGGGGAGTATGCCGATGCGTCAAACGCCGCTTTTCAATGTCTATGCCCGCCATGGCGCCCGTGTCGTGGACTTTCACGGGTGGGCCCTCCCGGTCCAGTTTGCCGGGATTGTGGAGGAGCACCTCCACACCCGCCGCGCCGCCGGGGTCTTCGACTGCTCGCACATGGGCGAGTTCATGATCCGGGGCGCGGAGGCCATTGCCGCCTTCGACCGCCTCGTCATCAGCGACATGCCCTCCCTGAAACCGGGCCGCTGCCGGTACACCACGCTTGTGAACGCCGATGCGGGCATCATTGACGACTGCGTCGCCCTGCGCCTTTCCCCGGAGGAGATGTACCTGGTCACCAACGCGGGCCCCCTGGAGGAGGTGTCGGCCCTGCTGGCGGCCCGGGTGCCCGGCGTGGAGGACCTGTCGGCGGCCACGGCAAAGATTGACGTGCAGGGGCCGCTTTCGCGCGACCTCCTGCTGTCGCTGGGAATGGAGGCCGCCGGACCGCTGGCCTATTGGAGCGGCACCCGCATGGAGTGGCGCGGCATTCCGATGGTGGTCACCCGGGCGGGCTACACGGGCGAACTGGGGTACGAGATTTTCACACCCGCCGACGCCGCCGAGACACTGTGGGAGGCCGTGCTGGCGGGGGACGGTGCGGTGCCGTGCGGCCTGGGCGCGCGGGACACGCTGCGGTCGGAGATGGCCTACCCGCTGAACGGGGACGACCTCGACCCCTCGCGCACCCCCCTGGAGGCCTCGATGGACCGCTTCATCGCGTGGGATTCCGACTTTCCCGGGAAAGGGCGCCTTCTCCGCCAGCGCGCGGAGGGGAACTACGAGCGCCTGACGCCGGTGCGGTCGCTGGACCGCCGCGCGCCGCGCGCCGGGTTCGAGGTGTTTGACGGCGCGGAGCGCGCGGGCACGGTAACGAGCGGCACCTTCGGTCCCAGCCTGGGCTGCGGCGTGGGGCTGGCCTACCTGTCCCCGGCGGCGGCCGTTCCCGGTAGGCGGCTTGCCGCAGGCCCGCGCAATTTGGAAATAGAAGTCTGCGAGGCCCCCGTGTACCGGGAAGGCACCTG
This Candidatus Hydrogenedentota bacterium DNA region includes the following protein-coding sequences:
- a CDS encoding mandelate racemase/muconate lactonizing enzyme family protein; protein product: MAGPSPVPDRTTDICPVGADIYLLPVTTRVPLKFGSETLTSVDCARVALRVEDRAGRGATGWGETPLSVQWVWPCSLPYDVRLRALHDFCRVLCREWPSFDCAGHPMEVGHAFLEERLPVLLQDFNRARPGTEMPWLAALVCCSAFDIALHDAYGVLHGVPVYETYNADWMNADLAHFLTSAPDAGVCFAGRYPQDFLARPAPDRLPVWHLVGGKDWIGPEEADGSAPDDGYPFLLRDWIRRDGLKCLKVKLRGDDPAWDYDRLTAVGRIAMEEGADWLSADFNCLVTDPAYVNGVLDRLLAEEPRIYRMLLYVEQPFPYELETHSIDVHSVSARKPLFMDESAHDWRVVRRGRELGWTGVALKTCKTQTGALLSLCWAKAHGMTLMVQDLTNPMLAQIPHVQLAAHAGTIMGVESNGMQFYPDASLPEAEVHPGLYTRRAGVLDRSTLSGPGFGYCLDRIRRVLPDPDFSAER
- a CDS encoding DUF5009 domain-containing protein, with the protein product MTDTPTPTATPTPPPPAVRRIVSVDALRGFDMFWIVGGRELLIAVAALFCGSRGVPKAFLYQLSHPEWTGFTAWDMIMPLFLFLAGVSLPFAFARRLGDTRDYRAIYRRIARRLLLLWIFGMIAQGNLLEFDLDTLSLYSNTLQAIAVGYLIAAVAVLHFPLLGQALLAAALLVAYWALMMFVPAPGLAAGTLEPDANLALWLDEFILRGFRDGTSYAWILPGLGFGGTVLLGVFGGHVLRHDAWSPRRRLLVLTVIGLACLAGGWLWGIHFPIIKHLWTSSMVLWAGGWSFLLLAAFYLVVDIWHWEKWTFPFIVIGSNAILIYMAAHVVNVGEFLEKFWTTGDPGMVAQVLIAAGAVLVFFVPLYLLYRFKIFLRV
- the gcvT gene encoding glycine cleavage system aminomethyltransferase GcvT; amino-acid sequence: MRQTPLFNVYARHGARVVDFHGWALPVQFAGIVEEHLHTRRAAGVFDCSHMGEFMIRGAEAIAAFDRLVISDMPSLKPGRCRYTTLVNADAGIIDDCVALRLSPEEMYLVTNAGPLEEVSALLAARVPGVEDLSAATAKIDVQGPLSRDLLLSLGMEAAGPLAYWSGTRMEWRGIPMVVTRAGYTGELGYEIFTPADAAETLWEAVLAGDGAVPCGLGARDTLRSEMAYPLNGDDLDPSRTPLEASMDRFIAWDSDFPGKGRLLRQRAEGNYERLTPVRSLDRRAPRAGFEVFDGAERAGTVTSGTFGPSLGCGVGLAYLSPAAAVPGRRLAAGPRNLEIEVCEAPVYREGTCRMKVTG
- a CDS encoding FadR family transcriptional regulator yields the protein MEKKPLTTRSMNITDRLTRKIISGEYPVGSKLPTERALAEEFDVARHVIREALKRIEAVGLVTIRQGSGIYVQRLHFLAGIEIFDTLLTNEDGSINYAFLLDVMEFRKHIVRTVVNLSVERHTEEEEAEVRALFLELVSSPEADRERVYEALFERMAYSTHNQVYALLYNSVGRIFLKLRRTFEIPIVGITGVSTLLGELLRAYSERDVEVADRLIMGYLEMLDQSIKNMADARAQAARNGGAVPSA